A stretch of Ligilactobacillus faecis DNA encodes these proteins:
- a CDS encoding TerC family protein — translation MDILVKLYSPFFDLENWKTVIESGEDWMIIFSLVLIECLLSVDNAIVLAAQTQKLPDKKQQEKSLFYGLWGAYLFRFLLIGVGSYLINFWEIKVLGAGYLMYLSLNHFYQMKYPERVKRKNARKRKPLLPLFWSVVISIELMDIVFSVDSILASLAISPNPVIVLIGGLIGILCMRGIAEIIMRLIDLVPELEVMAYFLIGLIAIKLFLTIPMIDIEIPAAAFGIVVLGSVIVTLIVHKFRN, via the coding sequence GTGGATATTTTAGTTAAATTATATAGTCCTTTTTTTGATCTAGAAAACTGGAAAACTGTGATCGAATCTGGGGAAGATTGGATGATCATCTTTTCTTTAGTCTTGATCGAATGTCTCTTGTCAGTCGATAATGCGATCGTTTTAGCAGCTCAAACGCAAAAGCTCCCAGATAAGAAACAACAAGAAAAATCTTTATTTTATGGTCTTTGGGGTGCCTATCTTTTCCGCTTTCTTTTGATCGGAGTTGGTTCATATTTGATCAACTTTTGGGAGATCAAAGTTTTAGGTGCAGGCTATTTGATGTATTTATCGTTGAATCATTTTTATCAAATGAAATACCCCGAACGAGTCAAACGCAAAAATGCAAGAAAGCGCAAGCCATTATTACCCCTTTTTTGGTCAGTCGTGATCTCGATCGAATTGATGGATATCGTCTTTTCAGTCGATTCGATCTTAGCTTCATTAGCGATCTCACCTAATCCAGTGATCGTTTTGATCGGGGGCTTGATCGGGATCTTATGTATGCGGGGGATCGCTGAGATCATCATGCGTCTGATCGATCTTGTCCCAGAGCTTGAGGTGATGGCTTATTTCTTGATCGGCCTGATCGCGATCAAACTCTTTTTAACGATCCCGATGATCGATATCGAGATCCCAGCCGCTGCATTTGGGATCGTTGTCTTAGGCTCAGTGATCGTGACTTTGATCGTTCACAAGTTTAGAAATTAA
- a CDS encoding IS1182 family transposase produces the protein MYKNYNTSELELDITYSMKLPDDHIAVLISRFVDSIPQDILLEDTSHTGRPAFHPAMLLKMTLFAYLESVFSGRKIAKLNQYYLPMMWLSGNTSVSYKTINNFRSSDHAKKIIEKTFVLFTLLLSKNGMLDADEALFIDGTKLEADANRYSFTWKNASDKFEKSLDERVAKTYDELIQHQVDIAISKDMLGSSDAIKELIKGTDLKLDAIEEDIATEPKVIKGGSKNKRARRRLKSIKRKLQTDLLPRKERYERNRKIFQGRNSFSKTDNDATFMRLKEDHMKNGQLKPAYNLQIATSGRFVLHYDIFPNPTDTRTLVPFLKSFTNLELFKYIVADAGYGNEANYQAVTDMFEKIPLMPYPMYQKEQSRKYKKDPRNIKNWTYHAEDDYYIDPDGVVFKFQRYSSSVDKYGFKRNFKVYVADIFQATKELENLAKTPKGYQRTKAINYNWEFFKNSATEDLSSEKGSKIYARRRTDVETIFGDMKGNFGVRRVHVRGEKAVRNEIGLILLTINISKLWHLFKEIGGGFLKKRSENKHKRKIPDQISQKRDLIRYF, from the coding sequence ATGTATAAAAATTATAACACATCTGAGCTGGAATTAGATATCACTTATTCAATGAAATTACCTGATGATCATATTGCTGTTTTGATCAGTCGCTTTGTTGATTCGATCCCCCAAGATATTCTTTTAGAGGACACTTCACATACCGGTCGTCCAGCTTTTCATCCAGCTATGCTTTTAAAAATGACTTTATTTGCTTATCTTGAATCCGTCTTTTCTGGTAGAAAGATCGCTAAATTGAATCAATACTATCTTCCAATGATGTGGTTAAGTGGAAATACTTCTGTTAGTTATAAGACTATCAATAACTTTCGGTCAAGTGATCATGCTAAAAAGATCATCGAAAAAACCTTTGTGCTGTTTACTTTGCTTCTATCTAAAAATGGTATGTTAGATGCCGATGAAGCTTTATTTATTGATGGTACTAAATTAGAAGCTGATGCTAATCGCTATAGTTTTACCTGGAAAAATGCTTCTGATAAGTTTGAAAAGTCGCTTGATGAAAGAGTAGCTAAGACCTATGACGAGCTGATCCAACACCAAGTTGATATCGCTATTTCAAAAGATATGCTGGGGTCCAGTGATGCGATAAAGGAGCTTATTAAGGGGACCGATCTTAAATTAGATGCGATTGAAGAAGATATCGCTACTGAACCTAAAGTCATAAAAGGTGGTTCAAAAAATAAGCGAGCTCGTCGAAGACTAAAAAGCATCAAACGCAAACTCCAAACTGATCTTCTGCCAAGAAAAGAAAGATACGAACGTAATAGGAAGATCTTTCAGGGACGAAATAGCTTCTCAAAAACAGATAATGACGCTACTTTTATGCGTTTAAAGGAAGATCATATGAAAAATGGGCAACTAAAGCCTGCTTACAATTTACAGATCGCGACTAGCGGTCGCTTTGTCCTACATTATGATATATTTCCTAACCCAACGGACACACGGACATTAGTGCCATTTTTAAAATCTTTTACTAACTTAGAACTATTCAAATATATAGTGGCGGACGCTGGATATGGGAATGAAGCTAACTATCAGGCTGTTACTGATATGTTTGAAAAGATCCCATTGATGCCCTATCCAATGTATCAAAAAGAACAGAGTCGTAAATACAAAAAAGATCCACGCAATATCAAAAATTGGACATATCATGCAGAAGATGATTATTATATAGATCCTGACGGTGTAGTATTTAAGTTTCAAAGATACAGTTCAAGTGTGGACAAATATGGATTCAAAAGAAACTTTAAAGTTTATGTAGCTGATATTTTCCAGGCTACTAAAGAACTTGAAAACTTAGCTAAGACGCCTAAAGGCTATCAGCGAACTAAAGCCATAAATTATAACTGGGAATTTTTTAAAAATAGTGCCACAGAAGACCTTTCAAGTGAAAAGGGTTCAAAGATCTACGCGAGAAGACGTACAGATGTTGAAACCATTTTCGGAGATATGAAGGGTAATTTTGGCGTACGCCGAGTACATGTTAGAGGAGAGAAAGCAGTTCGAAATGAGATCGGACTGATACTTTTGACGATCAATATATCAAAATTATGGCACCTATTCAAAGAAATAGGGGGAGGATTTTTGAAAAAACGATCCGAAAACAAGCATAAAAGAAAAATACCTGATCAAATTTCTCAAAAACGAGATTTGATCAGGTATTTTTAG
- the nhaC gene encoding Na+/H+ antiporter NhaC: protein MKKVSFNEAIILLLLMLVFLGTGVIGFGLSPQVPVLFVIALLIGWARLKKASFEEIHQGITEGITTAIIPIFIFLLIGTLIAVWIKAGIIPALMVFGFNSLSVKFFVPSAFIVCGLVGLSIGSGFTTISTVGIAILGMGLTMGLDPALVAGAILSGAIFGDKMSPLSDSTNLASAVAGSELFAHIKNMMWTTVPAFVLSFLGFLALGHASKTPDMTKVETTIKVLEQTFTINWWASLPIILMFVCAWCKIPAIPTLFINIFVSTAMIFINDPHYTIKKFATLVEQGFVAQTNNQDVNALLTRGGIGNMMGTVSLIIMTLALGGLLMKFGIVAAAMDPLAKKLNTPGKLVTVTIFSGIAINLFVGEQYLSVILPGRAFKTSFERLKLDPLSLSRVLEDGGSVINYLIPWGVAGSFAASTLGIPVLAFLPFTFFSLLCPLFSILSGITGIGLKYDRQTTV from the coding sequence ATGAAAAAAGTTAGTTTTAATGAAGCAATTATTTTATTGTTATTGATGTTAGTTTTTCTAGGAACAGGGGTGATCGGCTTTGGGCTCTCGCCTCAAGTTCCGGTGTTATTTGTGATCGCCTTGTTGATCGGTTGGGCACGTTTAAAAAAAGCAAGTTTTGAGGAGATCCATCAAGGGATTACCGAGGGGATCACAACGGCGATCATTCCGATCTTTATCTTTTTATTGATCGGGACTTTGATCGCTGTTTGGATCAAGGCAGGGATCATTCCAGCGTTGATGGTCTTTGGGTTCAATAGCTTGAGCGTCAAGTTCTTTGTACCATCGGCGTTTATCGTTTGTGGACTTGTAGGTCTTTCGATCGGTAGTGGTTTTACAACGATCTCAACTGTCGGGATCGCGATCTTAGGGATGGGGCTTACGATGGGCTTAGACCCAGCCTTAGTTGCAGGAGCGATCTTATCAGGAGCGATCTTTGGTGATAAGATGTCCCCTTTGTCTGATTCGACTAACTTAGCTTCAGCTGTTGCGGGTTCTGAGTTATTTGCCCACATCAAAAACATGATGTGGACCACGGTCCCAGCCTTTGTCCTTTCGTTTCTAGGTTTTCTAGCTTTAGGTCATGCAAGTAAAACACCAGATATGACAAAAGTTGAAACAACGATCAAAGTTTTAGAACAGACTTTTACGATCAATTGGTGGGCTAGCTTGCCGATCATTTTGATGTTTGTCTGTGCTTGGTGCAAGATCCCAGCGATCCCAACTTTATTTATCAACATCTTTGTTTCAACGGCAATGATCTTTATCAACGATCCACATTACACGATCAAAAAGTTTGCAACTTTAGTGGAACAAGGTTTTGTTGCTCAAACTAATAATCAAGATGTCAATGCTTTATTGACTCGTGGCGGGATCGGTAACATGATGGGAACCGTTTCGTTGATCATCATGACCTTAGCACTTGGTGGACTTTTGATGAAGTTTGGGATCGTTGCGGCTGCGATGGATCCTTTGGCTAAGAAATTGAACACGCCAGGAAAATTAGTTACTGTAACGATCTTCTCTGGGATCGCGATCAATCTCTTTGTTGGTGAACAATATCTTTCTGTCATTTTACCAGGGCGGGCGTTCAAGACGAGTTTTGAACGTTTGAAACTTGATCCGTTGAGTTTGAGCCGCGTTCTAGAAGACGGGGGAAGCGTGATCAACTACTTGATCCCGTGGGGCGTAGCTGGATCTTTTGCAGCTTCGACTTTAGGCATCCCAGTTTTGGCCTTTTTACCATTTACTTTCTTTAGCCTTTTGTGTCCACTCTTTTCGATCTTAAGCGGGATCACCGGGATCGGACTCAAGTACGATCGGCAAACAACGGTTTAG
- a CDS encoding YitT family protein, whose translation MLKKFISSLSLNVCGAFCYAVAINCFLLPSHLGEGGVTGLMTIFYYWLKLPPSLTNLCLNGLLLFVGWKLLDKRTVFYTLVAVGSISVCLRLTALWHFKLHDPLVAAISGGVLMGLAMAIIIKGHGTIAGSTILAKIVNKFLGIKTGSALLFFDLLVAVPSFVVIGFENMLLTVIELYISAYVLNKMLEVFVVKRSFMIISDKSAQIACALAKLNQTGITLLEATGYVSQKPKKVIYCICEAKDTVKLMRKIEELDPQAFVVLEDVRSAYGFELAKLL comes from the coding sequence ATGCTTAAAAAGTTTATTTCTTCTTTGAGTTTGAACGTCTGCGGGGCATTTTGTTATGCTGTAGCGATCAACTGCTTTTTATTGCCGAGCCATTTAGGCGAAGGCGGTGTAACAGGCTTGATGACGATCTTTTACTACTGGTTGAAGCTTCCACCGAGTTTGACGAATCTGTGTTTGAATGGCTTATTGTTATTTGTCGGTTGGAAACTTTTAGACAAACGGACTGTTTTCTATACCCTTGTAGCGGTGGGGAGTATCTCAGTTTGTTTGCGTCTTACTGCTTTGTGGCACTTCAAACTACATGATCCACTTGTGGCAGCGATCAGTGGCGGCGTTTTGATGGGGCTTGCGATGGCGATCATCATCAAAGGGCACGGCACGATCGCTGGCAGTACGATCTTAGCTAAGATCGTCAATAAATTTTTGGGGATCAAAACTGGGAGTGCTTTATTATTTTTTGATCTTTTAGTCGCTGTCCCTTCCTTCGTGGTGATCGGTTTTGAAAATATGCTTTTGACGGTGATCGAGCTTTATATCTCAGCGTATGTTTTGAATAAAATGCTCGAAGTATTTGTCGTCAAACGCTCATTTATGATCATCTCTGATAAAAGTGCGCAGATCGCTTGCGCTTTGGCGAAGCTCAACCAAACTGGGATCACGTTGTTGGAAGCAACAGGCTATGTCAGTCAAAAGCCGAAAAAAGTTATTTACTGTATTTGTGAAGCTAAAGATACAGTCAAATTGATGCGTAAGATCGAAGAACTTGATCCGCAGGCGTTCGTTGTTTTAGAAGATGTGCGCAGTGCTTATGGGTTTGAATTAGCTAAATTATTGTGA
- a CDS encoding helix-turn-helix domain-containing protein has translation MFPERMRALRTGARLSLPELAKELNAMAVPYAKRKKTASQIGKWERGTTTPSYLEVRQLAEYFGVSLDYLSGRSYDGFDLSELFSSSAQLTFQTENLNATARAEIYALIKGYLSGRAQAKYPEEFNLELELDEQTHA, from the coding sequence ATGTTTCCAGAAAGAATGAGAGCTTTACGCACAGGAGCTCGGCTTTCTTTACCTGAACTAGCAAAAGAATTGAATGCGATGGCAGTGCCGTATGCTAAACGCAAAAAGACGGCTTCACAGATCGGCAAATGGGAGCGAGGTACGACGACGCCCTCATATTTAGAAGTGCGCCAACTTGCAGAATATTTTGGAGTCTCGCTCGATTATTTGAGCGGACGTTCCTATGATGGGTTTGACTTGAGCGAACTTTTCTCATCTAGTGCACAGCTGACTTTTCAAACGGAAAATCTCAATGCGACAGCGCGAGCCGAGATCTACGCTTTGATCAAAGGTTATTTGAGTGGGCGCGCGCAAGCTAAATACCCTGAAGAATTCAACCTAGAACTTGAATTGGATGAACAAACACATGCTTAA
- a CDS encoding low temperature requirement protein A, whose product MNKIIAKKVSMLELFYDLVFVYAVAKMTAMIHHPHHGGLSLTTYLQFVLVVIVIIQVWLYQTVYINRFGMQRAFDRGGLLVTMFAMISVANNINTDWTVTFQSFNQAMLVIIVALFIQYFLGVSQTERKKLDVRAFLGILSLEALLIASGVFLGYTHGLYFVEAGYLVGFLAPLVIYRSFAAENVNFPHLVERLSLLIIITFGEAVVNITSYFKGTLFAPASILVFLLLLTLFGTYTLQIEELSDHHQQTRGFTLMYSHALLILSLLTLTVSVLFITETTFSRDFLFRITILSLLGFYLGTFSNSVYNKAKYRLQLKDLLWFLVIFCLGCLGLFWQKNDPLGFLSLLTLLCGAEYGYTLFRQQKG is encoded by the coding sequence ATGAATAAAATTATTGCCAAAAAAGTCTCGATGCTCGAACTTTTTTATGATCTTGTTTTTGTCTATGCTGTCGCAAAAATGACGGCGATGATCCATCATCCACATCATGGTGGGCTTTCTTTGACGACCTACTTACAGTTTGTATTGGTAGTGATCGTGATCATCCAAGTTTGGTTATATCAAACTGTCTATATCAATCGTTTTGGAATGCAAAGAGCGTTTGATCGTGGGGGCCTTTTAGTGACGATGTTTGCGATGATCTCAGTTGCAAATAACATCAATACTGATTGGACGGTAACTTTTCAAAGTTTCAATCAAGCGATGCTTGTGATCATAGTAGCTTTGTTTATCCAATATTTTTTGGGGGTTTCCCAGACCGAACGTAAAAAATTAGATGTGCGTGCTTTTTTAGGGATCTTGAGTCTTGAAGCACTTTTGATCGCAAGCGGTGTTTTCCTAGGTTATACTCACGGACTTTATTTTGTTGAAGCCGGTTATTTAGTCGGCTTTCTTGCGCCCCTTGTGATCTATCGTTCTTTTGCTGCGGAAAATGTCAATTTTCCACATTTAGTTGAGCGTTTGAGTTTATTGATCATCATCACTTTTGGAGAAGCAGTTGTCAATATCACGAGCTATTTTAAAGGAACGCTCTTTGCGCCTGCTTCGATCCTAGTTTTTCTTCTTTTGCTCACATTATTTGGAACTTATACGTTACAGATCGAAGAGTTAAGTGATCATCACCAACAGACCCGTGGTTTTACGCTGATGTATAGCCATGCTTTATTGATCTTGAGCCTTTTGACGTTGACAGTCAGTGTCTTATTTATCACTGAAACAACTTTTTCGCGTGATTTTCTTTTTCGAATAACGATCTTGAGCCTTTTAGGTTTTTATCTAGGAACATTTAGCAATAGTGTCTACAATAAAGCAAAGTATCGGTTACAGTTAAAAGATCTCCTCTGGTTTTTAGTGATCTTTTGTTTGGGTTGTTTAGGCCTCTTTTGGCAAAAAAACGATCCACTAGGCTTTCTAAGTCTTTTGACGTTGTTGTGTGGCGCGGAATATGGTTACACGCTTTTTCGGCAACAAAAAGGCTAA
- a CDS encoding amino acid ABC transporter permease, whose translation MWQIVWSSLPQLINAGIKYTIPLAVISFALGLILALITALIRISQTKGPFLIIKAIFRFYVWLFRSTPLIVQLFIVYFGLPYLKLKGIAPDGIKLEPFTAGIIVFTLNTGAYASETIRAAIESIPKGQWEAAQAIGMTRYQTLFRIIIPQAARVSLPPLSNSFIGLIKDTSLASTITIVEMFEVSQQIAAENYQPLVMYCTVAALYAILCTILSFIQGWLEKITTRYVKPQI comes from the coding sequence ATGTGGCAGATAGTTTGGTCTTCATTGCCGCAACTGATCAATGCTGGGATCAAGTATACGATCCCCCTTGCAGTTATTTCGTTTGCTTTAGGGTTGATCCTCGCATTGATCACGGCTTTGATCCGTATTTCACAGACTAAAGGTCCATTTTTGATTATCAAAGCAATTTTCAGATTTTACGTCTGGCTCTTTCGGAGTACGCCTCTGATCGTCCAGTTATTTATCGTTTATTTTGGTTTACCATATCTCAAGTTAAAGGGGATCGCTCCTGACGGGATCAAGTTAGAACCATTTACCGCTGGGATCATCGTTTTTACATTGAACACTGGAGCGTATGCTTCTGAAACGATCCGAGCTGCGATCGAATCGATCCCTAAAGGCCAATGGGAAGCAGCCCAAGCTATTGGAATGACCCGTTATCAAACGCTCTTTCGGATCATTATCCCCCAAGCGGCGCGAGTCTCACTTCCGCCACTCTCAAATAGCTTTATCGGGTTGATCAAAGATACTTCACTTGCTTCAACGATCACGATCGTTGAAATGTTTGAAGTCAGTCAGCAGATCGCCGCGGAAAATTATCAACCTTTAGTAATGTACTGTACGGTGGCTGCCTTATATGCGATCTTGTGTACGATCTTGTCTTTTATTCAAGGTTGGCTCGAAAAAATAACGACACGTTACGTCAAACCACAGATCTAA
- a CDS encoding amino acid ABC transporter ATP-binding protein encodes MLRLENVTKTFGKQKALKDITTTFKDHETTVLVGPSGSGKSTLLRSLNLLERPESGLYDCDGIQLDFAKKITKKETLAVRQKTEMVFQDYNLFPHLTVLKNIMEGPVHVLKEDKKTAEKRALALLEKVGLKDKALAYPSQLSGGQAQRVAIARSLAMRPRYILLDEPTSALDPELELEVLKVLLELAKEKQSLIIVTHNLEFARHVADKILFIEAGKIFFEGKKDDFFNSDNQRIKDFINAMTLDAL; translated from the coding sequence ATGTTAAGACTTGAAAATGTAACTAAAACTTTTGGGAAGCAAAAAGCTCTCAAAGATATCACAACAACTTTTAAAGATCACGAAACGACCGTTTTAGTTGGCCCTTCTGGTTCAGGTAAATCAACTCTTTTACGTTCTTTGAACTTATTAGAACGACCTGAAAGTGGGTTGTATGATTGTGATGGCATCCAACTTGATTTTGCTAAAAAGATCACGAAAAAAGAAACACTTGCTGTCCGTCAAAAAACGGAAATGGTCTTTCAAGACTATAACCTTTTTCCACATTTAACTGTTTTAAAAAATATTATGGAAGGTCCAGTCCACGTTTTAAAAGAAGATAAAAAAACAGCCGAAAAGCGTGCGTTAGCATTATTAGAAAAAGTTGGCTTAAAAGATAAAGCTTTAGCTTACCCAAGTCAGCTTTCTGGGGGGCAAGCTCAACGTGTGGCGATCGCCCGTTCATTAGCGATGCGCCCGCGCTATATTTTACTAGACGAACCGACAAGTGCTTTAGATCCTGAGCTTGAGCTTGAAGTTTTAAAAGTCTTACTTGAACTTGCAAAAGAAAAGCAGTCGCTCATCATCGTGACGCACAACTTAGAGTTTGCTCGGCACGTAGCCGATAAGATCCTCTTTATCGAAGCGGGAAAGATCTTTTTTGAAGGAAAAAAAGACGATTTTTTCAATTCAGACAACCAGCGGATCAAGGACTTCATCAATGCAATGACACTTGATGCTTTATAA
- a CDS encoding transporter substrate-binding domain-containing protein produces the protein MKKTLKTLLVTTGLLGLSFSLAALKPTTAKAAEKLPTQTTKELKDKGTLTIGLEGTFAPYSYRKDGKLTGFEVELGKKIAKEMGLKAKFVPTKWDGLIAGVDTGKFDIVLNNVTITKERQEKYLFSKPYIYSHFALITKKNADLTKLSQIKGQKIAAGTGTDNALVAKKYNADVVPSSDFTTSLDLIKQDRAKGAINSMSAWYAYKKDHSTKGLKATDVSSEEDPAKIGALMAKKNTALQKSVNKALDKLRKDGQLEKLSKKYVGGDITK, from the coding sequence ATGAAAAAAACACTTAAAACACTTTTAGTCACAACTGGACTTTTAGGCTTAAGCTTTAGTTTAGCCGCCCTTAAACCAACAACAGCTAAAGCAGCTGAAAAGCTCCCTACTCAAACGACCAAAGAATTAAAAGATAAAGGAACTTTAACGATCGGACTTGAGGGAACTTTTGCACCTTACTCTTACCGTAAAGATGGGAAATTAACTGGTTTTGAAGTTGAACTTGGCAAAAAGATCGCTAAAGAGATGGGACTCAAGGCTAAATTTGTTCCAACAAAATGGGACGGTTTGATCGCTGGGGTCGATACTGGAAAATTTGATATCGTCTTAAATAACGTGACGATCACAAAAGAACGCCAGGAAAAATACCTCTTCTCAAAACCATACATCTACTCCCATTTTGCTTTGATCACAAAGAAAAATGCTGATCTAACAAAATTAAGTCAGATCAAAGGGCAAAAGATCGCGGCTGGAACTGGGACTGATAATGCGCTTGTTGCTAAAAAATATAACGCTGACGTCGTTCCATCTTCTGACTTTACGACTTCACTTGATTTGATCAAACAAGACCGCGCTAAAGGTGCGATCAATTCGATGTCAGCTTGGTACGCTTATAAAAAAGATCACTCAACTAAAGGTCTAAAAGCAACTGATGTTTCCAGTGAAGAAGATCCAGCTAAGATCGGTGCTCTGATGGCTAAGAAAAATACTGCGCTCCAAAAGAGCGTCAACAAAGCTCTCGATAAACTTAGAAAAGACGGACAATTAGAAAAACTTTCTAAGAAATACGTCGGAGGCGACATCACAAAATAA
- a CDS encoding beta-1,6-N-acetylglucosaminyltransferase — protein sequence MSPKNLYYERVLKMKRHAYLIMAHNNFEQLKFLLGLLDDERNDIFLMIDKKATISPSELKALESACSVSKVRLVERIDVRWGDYSLIKAEMILLEEAGKRHYEYYHLLSGSDLPLVSQDKIHAFFDQHPNKIFISNVSSEIKEKNQIDERVKYKHYFNRMQSKNLRVKSLGKFYQKADRLGVKIQKMLKKNWLAQNGLTEVGYASQWFTIDDEAAQMLIKNEKYIEHVFKRSVLCDEVFIPTMISREKMEDKLYLQAELHDRPDELQGNLRYINWWEEGLSGSSPYVWQDGDEHRLEDATELGHFFARKFDLEKSPELKKFIRVQCAK from the coding sequence ATGTCCCCTAAAAATTTATATTACGAGAGGGTATTGAAAATGAAGAGGCACGCATATTTGATAATGGCGCATAATAATTTTGAACAACTTAAATTTTTACTTGGCTTATTAGACGACGAGCGTAACGATATTTTTTTAATGATCGATAAAAAAGCTACAATATCACCGTCTGAACTTAAAGCGTTAGAAAGTGCTTGTAGTGTCTCTAAAGTGCGGTTAGTTGAAAGAATAGATGTTCGCTGGGGCGATTATAGCCTTATAAAAGCAGAAATGATTTTACTAGAAGAAGCGGGAAAACGGCATTATGAATATTATCATCTTCTGTCAGGAAGTGATCTTCCTTTAGTATCACAAGATAAGATCCATGCATTTTTTGATCAACATCCTAATAAGATTTTCATTTCAAATGTTAGTTCAGAAATCAAAGAGAAAAATCAAATTGATGAGCGCGTAAAATATAAACATTATTTCAATCGAATGCAAAGCAAAAATTTACGTGTAAAATCATTAGGGAAATTTTATCAAAAAGCAGATAGATTGGGCGTCAAGATCCAAAAAATGTTAAAGAAAAATTGGTTAGCCCAAAATGGTCTAACTGAAGTGGGGTATGCATCGCAATGGTTCACGATCGATGATGAAGCAGCCCAAATGCTTATTAAAAATGAAAAATATATTGAGCACGTTTTTAAGCGCTCAGTGCTTTGTGATGAAGTTTTTATACCAACGATGATATCCAGAGAAAAAATGGAAGATAAGCTTTATTTACAGGCTGAACTTCATGATCGGCCAGATGAGTTACAAGGAAATTTAAGATATATCAATTGGTGGGAAGAAGGCCTATCTGGTAGTTCCCCATATGTGTGGCAAGATGGCGATGAACATAGATTAGAGGATGCGACTGAATTAGGTCATTTTTTTGCGCGAAAATTTGATCTTGAAAAATCACCAGAATTGAAGAAGTTTATTCGTGTACAGTGTGCAAAATAG
- a CDS encoding tyrosine-protein phosphatase, whose product MNFEKIVDLHCHILPGIDDGSPDLEHSLQLANAAIKDGVTHILATPHHLDRNYINHKEDVLKAVDSFQQELDERNIELKVFPGQEVHINGELIQKYADLLGADVRKKYMLLELPHGNVPAYTKRLIFELQKIGTIPMIVHPERNKEILKNPDLLYEFIEQGALAQVTATSYIGGFGEEVAEFSRKLVANRLVQVVASDAHVLSGRNFVLREALEKIGADFGEEVAYSFEKNAENILNSEPVFAKDYQKLKKKKKFFFF is encoded by the coding sequence ATGAATTTTGAAAAAATTGTAGATCTACATTGTCATATTTTACCCGGGATCGATGATGGTTCGCCTGATTTAGAGCATTCGTTACAGTTAGCCAATGCTGCAATAAAAGATGGAGTGACGCATATTTTAGCGACACCCCACCATTTGGATCGAAATTATATTAATCATAAGGAAGATGTACTTAAAGCAGTTGATTCTTTCCAGCAAGAGTTAGATGAGCGGAATATTGAATTAAAAGTTTTTCCTGGTCAAGAAGTACATATCAATGGTGAATTGATACAGAAATATGCTGATCTTTTAGGGGCAGATGTACGTAAAAAGTACATGCTATTGGAGCTACCACATGGTAATGTTCCAGCGTATACAAAGCGGTTGATCTTTGAACTACAAAAAATCGGAACGATCCCAATGATCGTTCACCCAGAACGTAACAAAGAGATCTTAAAAAATCCGGATCTTTTATATGAATTTATTGAGCAAGGAGCTTTAGCCCAAGTAACGGCAACAAGTTATATCGGAGGATTTGGCGAAGAAGTAGCCGAATTTTCGAGAAAACTAGTAGCAAACCGTTTAGTTCAAGTTGTAGCTTCTGATGCACATGTTCTTAGTGGACGTAATTTTGTTTTACGTGAAGCTCTAGAGAAAATCGGTGCTGATTTTGGTGAAGAAGTAGCATATTCATTTGAAAAAAATGCTGAGAATATCTTAAATTCTGAACCAGTTTTTGCAAAGGACTATCAAAAGCTAAAGAAGAAAAAGAAATTTTTCTTCTTTTGA